The following coding sequences are from one Diospyros lotus cultivar Yz01 chromosome 7, ASM1463336v1, whole genome shotgun sequence window:
- the LOC127806346 gene encoding aluminum-activated malate transporter 8-like — MANTALLGSTTVVADDGDSDHTANFAWWEPGHGRFKFRHPWEQYLKIAALSRKCAYHFEVLCAYINSDIQEATTFQRNIQQLCMKMSLESSKALKELASSIKTMTHPSAADVHIENSKAAADELKEAIEAASRETSTLLEIIRAVDASVPADIIKYVDKIGESVHELSHQGHFKKLEDQSTVSPEKPQELHRGTAKPDSEVDGDGDGGDGVIITLDGTSLESPENGNPLSPKSTVPRAELQILATNL, encoded by the exons GCAAACTTCGCATGGTGGGAACCAGGCCATGGAAGGTTCAAATTCCGTCACCCATGGGAGCAGTACTTGAAGATTGCGGCCCTTTCTCGCAAATGTGCTTACCATTTTGAAGTTCTCTGCGCCTACATAAATTCTGATATTCag GAGGCAACAACCTTCCAAAGAAATATTCAACAGCTATGCATGAAAATGAGCTTAGAGTCCAGCAAGGCTCTAAAAGAACTAGCCTCATCAATCAAAACGATGACACACCCATCTGCAGCCGATGTTCATATCGAGAACTCCAAAGCAGCCGCCGATGAGCTCAAGGAAGCAATAGAAGCTGCCTCGAGAGAGACCTCTACCCTTTTGGAAATCATTCGGGCTGTTGATGCTTCAGTTCCTGCAGATATCATCAAATACGTTGACAAAATTGGCGAGTCGGTCCATGAGCTTTCGCACCAAGGACATTTCAAGAAACTGGAAGATCAGTCGACTGTGTCACCGGAGAAACCACAGGAACTTCACCGGGGAACTGCAAAGCCGGATAGCGAAGTcgatggtgatggtgatggtggTGATGGTGTCATTATTACACTAGATGGAACATCTCTGGAATCTCCTGAGAATGGGAATCCTCTATCCCCGAAGTCGACTGTCCCAAGAGCCGAGCTCCAAATATTAGCTACCAACTTATAA